The following is a genomic window from Adhaeribacter radiodurans.
ACCTGGGCCTATGTTGGCAAAGCCTGATAACCGTAAACCATATTCCACGGATAAACGCGGCGATAATGTTTGCTGGTTGCTCAAGTAAAGGGCACCGTCTAAAGCACTCGTAGAGTTTAGTTTAATTTCGTTAAAATACGAGTCGGGGCCCGGTACAACTTTACCCGGTAAAAACTTATGATAGGTGCTGGTAAAACCAAATTTAACCTGATTGCGCGGGTTAATGTAAAAAGTGTAATCGTTTTTCAGGCTATAATCTTTAATGTGCGAGGTCCAGGTAAATTCCGATGATTTATCTGTGGAACCCAGAGAATAGTCAAAGTCGCTGAAAATTAGAGTAGTGTTGGAAAACAGCCTATCGTTAAATAAATGGTTCCAGCGCACAGTACCAGTTGCATTGCCCCAGTTAAACGAAGCCGTTAAGTTTTTAGCTACATCGCGGCCAAAATAGCCCGATACAAACAGCCGGTTATTTTCATTTAGCTTGTAATTGGCTTTCAGGTTAAGATCGTAGAAGTATAGTTTGTTGTTTTTTAAAGCTTCGTCGGAGCTTAATTTAAAGAATAAATCAGCGTAAGTCCGGCGTCCGGATACAATAAACGAACCCTTATCTTTTAAAATAGGAGCTTCTACCGTTAAGCGACTCGAAAGCGTACCAATTCCGCCTGAAATACCTAATTTTTTGGAATTTCCTTCTTTCATCCGGATATCGAGCAATGAAGATAAACGGCCGCCGTATTCGGCCGGAATACCGCCTTTGTATAACTGCACATCTTTAATAGCATCGGCGTTAAAAACCGAGAAAAAGCCCAGTAGATGCGAGGCATTGTACACCGGCGCTTCGTCCAGTTGAATCAGGTTTTGGTCTACACCTCCGCCGCGCACGTAAAATCCCGAAGTTCCTTCGCCGGCGGTTTGCACTCCGGGCATTAATTGAATCGCTTTAATTACGTCTACTTCACCCATGAGTGCCGGCATTTTTTTTAGTTCGGTTACCTGCATTTTTAGGGTACTCATTTCCATGGTTTTCACGTTCTCATCTTCTTTGCGGGCTGTAATTTCTACTTCGCGCAGGGCAGTATTATTCTCGGCTAATTCTATATCTAGTTTTTTACTGGCCGTAAGGGTAACGGATTGGCTGAAAGGCGCAAAACCGAGGTAAGAAAACAAAAGAGTGTAGTTGCCTTTAGGTAAGGTAAGCGAATAAAAGCCGTATTCGTTGGTAGTTGCTCCTACGCCCGTTAGCTCTTTTACCCCAATGCTGGCGCCAATCAGGCCTTCGCCGGAAGATTTGTTTTTAAGGTAGCCGCTAAGCGTAATTTTTTCTTGCGCCAAAATGGGCAAGGAAGCTCCTAAACTCACCACTAACGCAGCGAAAAGGAGCCGGAAAATAAAGGTTTTCATAGTTGTAAAAAATAGTGGATGGATTAATTGAGTTTTGAAACTTGGTAATGCTTTGGAATTTGAGCGCAAAGCAAAACATAAATAGAGCCTACTGCAATTAGTTTCAACAATTTTGCTACTAAAGCACCCAAAAAAGAGGGACGAATTGCGGCTTTATCTTTTGGTATTTGTTATAATTGAGCACCTTTTTTATTTTTAAAAAGATTATTAGGATAACTACAGTAACTCAACCACTTACTTAGTACAAGGAAATGCAAGAGCTTACCCTACACTGTTTTTGCGTTTAGTAAATGTTTATTATCAGCATTTATTAATTTTATTTAGCCCAACTAAAATAATTTGTAGCATTATCCTCAAAGAGGAGGCCAATCTGTAAATAGTTGGTTATGAAGATGAAAACTTTCACAGTTCCTTTTATTGTGTTCGTTAACGAACATAGTGTTCGGGATTGATATAGAAAGAAGAAGCTGCTTTGATGTATGATTTGCCCGAGGAATAGAGGGTAGTTGGGTATGAACAAAATAAAAAGAGCAACCTGTTAGCGTATTCAGCCAGGTTGCTCTTTTATATTTTAATGGGAGGAGAATCCCGATTAAAGTTTAGTTAGGTGTATCTGAGATATTACTATTATGATGAGATAATAAAGTAGTTTATAGCTTCGTAATCTTTACATCATTCCAGCGGCCCATTATATTATCATTTGGGCCTACTAATATATCAATTCGGTTACGTAAACGTTTTTTCATGGTATCTCTTACTACATATACCCCATCCAGGCGATTGGAAATCCCGCTTACGTGTACTTTATCGCCGTAATCTATATGGCCACCCCAGCGGGTAAGTAAATTACGGGATACAGCAATCCATTTGTGTTTTTTAGGATGCTTTTCGTTAATCTCGGAACCATCTGCAGTAATGAAAGGGGTAGAATCAGTTTGAGCTACTTCCGGGTAATAAACCGATGCGGTAACTTTTGTAGTTGTTTTTTCTTCAGCGAAAGTTTCAGGTTTACTTTTTTCTACTTTTTTTAAGGTAGGCTTACGCGTTAATTTAAGTGAGTTAGCTTTACTTAGAAGGCTCTCAAATAGGTGATTGGTAGTGTGTTGTGGATTTTCTTCCTTTGAATAGGACGCTAAGTGCGGAAATGAGACTAGGGTAATAAATAAGAAGAAAATACCATCGATTTTGTATCTTAACATGTTTGGACATTTAGTTTGACACTAATTTCATTGGTAGTGTCTCTTAAACGGTCTTTTTTTAAAATTAGTTTATTCCATTTTTTTGTTAAATTTTCTAATTTTAATTATATCAAGTTGCCAAAAGGAAGAATAATTATCTCGTCGGAAGGATGATTTTAGCTAAATCAGGTTTATTCAGCTAAATATGTAAGAAGTAAAATGTTTCACGTGGAGCTTTTTAGCTAAATTGTATTTTCAACTTTGTAGTACTATTTTAAGTAAAAAAATTTGATTTTTTTTCAAAACAGCTACAAGGTTTAGCAGTAAGTTTTCGGTAATGGATAGAAAACTTACTGCTAAACCTTAAATCTAAAAGTTATTTTCGGTGTTCGCATCACCATCGTTGGTATCCCGATCTTCAATATCCCGTTCATCGGCTTGCCGGTGTTCCTGGTCCCAATTCTCATCTGATTTACTGGCTCCGGTGCCTACCATCGTCCGTTTTACTTTATCATCATCCGAGCCGGTTAGCTCTCCCGAACGGGTTTGGGTTTGTTCATCGGTAAGTTTATGTTCCTGCGGTTTTTTCTTTTCCATAATCTTAAAAAATTATATAAATAAGTAATTCTATACCGGTTTTACTGCCTTTAAATAGCAAAGGTTGTTTTAGTAACCACGTGTTGTTTCAAAAATAAACTAGTAAATATTTAGTAAGTCCGTTTCAAACCCGGTATAAAAGAAAAGAACCTGTTTGCGGACAGGTTCTTTTCTTTGGTAAAGAGGTTTATTTTACTCGGCCTTCTGGTTAATGTAGCCTTTAGCCAGTTTATTCAGTTTTGTATCGGCCGTTTGTTCTTCTTTTAATGTTTCACTTAATAATTGAGCGGCTTCGGCATGGCCTAAACGCTCGGCGTAATGTGCGGCTGTACCGTAGCCCGAAATTTCGTAATGCTCAATCCGTTGGGTACTGGCAATTAGGCCGGCATCCTTTACTTCAGGTTCCGCATCTTCAGCAATTAATTCCTGGCCTTCTTCAATTAAACCTTCCATAGCTTTGCATTTCATGCGGCCAGCAGATATGCCTAATAGTTCGCAAACTTTCTCGATGCGATCTTTCTGCACTTTGGTTTCTTCTAAATGCTGTTCAAAT
Proteins encoded in this region:
- a CDS encoding RlpA-like double-psi beta-barrel domain-containing protein — translated: MLRYKIDGIFFLFITLVSFPHLASYSKEENPQHTTNHLFESLLSKANSLKLTRKPTLKKVEKSKPETFAEEKTTTKVTASVYYPEVAQTDSTPFITADGSEINEKHPKKHKWIAVSRNLLTRWGGHIDYGDKVHVSGISNRLDGVYVVRDTMKKRLRNRIDILVGPNDNIMGRWNDVKITKL
- a CDS encoding YciE/YciF ferroxidase family protein; the encoded protein is MTKLKNLEELFHHEIKDLYSAEKQLIQALPKMAESATDPKLKQQFEQHLEETKVQKDRIEKVCELLGISAGRMKCKAMEGLIEEGQELIAEDAEPEVKDAGLIASTQRIEHYEISGYGTAAHYAERLGHAEAAQLLSETLKEEQTADTKLNKLAKGYINQKAE
- a CDS encoding TonB-dependent receptor translates to MKTFIFRLLFAALVVSLGASLPILAQEKITLSGYLKNKSSGEGLIGASIGVKELTGVGATTNEYGFYSLTLPKGNYTLLFSYLGFAPFSQSVTLTASKKLDIELAENNTALREVEITARKEDENVKTMEMSTLKMQVTELKKMPALMGEVDVIKAIQLMPGVQTAGEGTSGFYVRGGGVDQNLIQLDEAPVYNASHLLGFFSVFNADAIKDVQLYKGGIPAEYGGRLSSLLDIRMKEGNSKKLGISGGIGTLSSRLTVEAPILKDKGSFIVSGRRTYADLFFKLSSDEALKNNKLYFYDLNLKANYKLNENNRLFVSGYFGRDVAKNLTASFNWGNATGTVRWNHLFNDRLFSNTTLIFSDFDYSLGSTDKSSEFTWTSHIKDYSLKNDYTFYINPRNQVKFGFTSTYHKFLPGKVVPGPDSYFNEIKLNSTSALDGALYLSNQQTLSPRLSVEYGLRLSGFANIGPGTVYKYGSDGRTKEDSTVYGSLDKIKSYGGLEPRFSAKFELNELSSIKASYNRTRQYLHLLSNSTSSLPFDVWVPSNQYTKPQYADQVAAGYFRNLHDNMFETSVEVYYKKMYNQIDYKDNAEIFLNNRIDTVLLRGQGKSYGAEFFVRKQKGALTGWLSYTLAKTDRTVPGINNGNKYPVRYDKRHSVNLVTTYQLSPKWNVGANWVYYTGGAITMPVGRFEYNGKVFPVYSSRNGYRLPAYHRLDLSATLEKPQTDYKRYSSSWTFSLYNAYSRKNAFSISFRENEDNPGRTEAVKTYMFGIIPAVTYNFNF